The following coding sequences are from one Apodemus sylvaticus chromosome X, mApoSyl1.1, whole genome shotgun sequence window:
- the LOC127674722 gene encoding uncharacterized protein LOC127674722, producing the protein MDKVNMLEEGEENTDTWTLHTNLTKKIFLKPIYRGSGKTYTCVGGEQTVQILKRVKGSPKKKTKLKIWNKHTVPIGKPKEEGETTPYPGQNKPRKKKNKTRRERNKMLQDKLKMLWDQYTQLQNEMNILWNQYYQLHDEVKTQCGHQDNQIQENTNTPNGQDEQIKELVITQFDQNKQVKEEMIRRYYQDKHAKKDRITLASNDQQGQEEVITHFDQNKREKRNKQFYQNKKVKDEMIRKYYQDRHAQDRDTPVSHDNQGQEEVIRHFDQNKQEERITQFYQNKKVKDEMIRKYYQDRHAQKERMALLSQDQQGQEEVNTHFDQNKQEESMTQFNQDNQVKEARIKVCFQSKRVDEERITFCYPERQVNEVPIPFYQHTHLHGMMNTLQLQQLVAGGYIRQASTETRIHSWLNHLHCWH; encoded by the exons ATGGACAAAGTTAATATGTTGGAAGAGGGTGAGGAAAATACAGACACGTGGACTTTACATACTAACCTAACTAAGAAGATTTTCTTAAAGCCCATATATCGAGGTTCTGGAAAGACCTACACTTGCGTGGGAGGTGAACAA ACTGTACAGATCCTAAAACGGGTGAAAGGAAGCccgaaaaagaaaacaaagttgaaGATCTGGAATAAACATACCGTTCCTATAGGGAAACCTAAGGAAGAAGGTGAAACAACACCTTACCCTGGACAAAACAAGCCAcggaaaaagaagaataaaaccaGACGTGAACGAAACAAAATGCTTCAGGACAAACTGAAGATGCTGTGGGATCAATATACCCAGCTACAGAATGAGATGAATATATTGTGGAATCAATACTATCAGTTACATGATGAAGTGAAGACACAATGTGGCCACCAGGATAACCAGATACAAGAGAACACCAATACACCAAACGGTCAAGACGAGCAGATCAAAGAGTTGGTGATCACACAATTTgatcaaaacaaacaagtgaaagaagaGATGATCAGGCGCTATTATCAAGACAAGCATGCCAAGAAGGATAGGATCACACTAGCCAGTAATGACCAGCAAGGGCAAGAGGAGGTGATCACACACTTTGACCAAAATAAGCGAGAGAAGAGGAAcaaacaattttatcaaaacaaaaaagtgaaagatgaGATGATCAGAAAATACTATCAAGATAGGCATGCCCAGGATAGGGACACACCAGTCAGTCATGACAATCAAGGACAAGAAGAGGTGATTAGACACTTTGACCAAAATAAGCAAGAGGAGAGGATCacacaattttatcaaaacaaaaaagtgaaagatgaaATGATCAGAAAATACTATCAAGATAGACATGCCCAGAAGGAAAGGATGGCACTACTCAGTCAAGACCAGCAAGGACAAGAAGAGGTGAACACACACTTTGACCAAAATAAGCAAGAAGAGAGTATGACACAGTTTAATCAAGATAATCAAGTGAAAGAGGCAAGGATCAAAGTTTGCTTTCAAAGCAAGAGGGTTGATGAAGAGAGAATCACATTCTGCTATCCGGAAAGGCAAGTGAATGAGGTACCTATCCCATTCTAtcaacacacacacctgcatggaATGATGAATACTCTGCAACTACAGCAACTAGTGGCAGGAGGATACATACGCCAAGCTAGCACAGAAACAAGAATCCACAGCTGGCTCAATCACCTTCACTGCTGGCATTAA